Proteins from a single region of Cyanobacterium stanieri LEGE 03274:
- a CDS encoding DUF3747 domain-containing protein, translating into MLKSSLPIKLATIALTSVLGLIPLNSAKAGIFDEVEVDQENFIAVAQPFGEEDRLNLIVVEQIPGMNTCWSEFGSNPINVDLLLINFDFSGHCRRATDANGYSIRYEGEDLGLDYILSLVRRQGQLHLVGINIRENKRINVGTVGEYNDQAMKINLNPGWKFTRRTYQGNPLGHVYFSYTAPQEEIMEQNNNMNEPDEMNQTPTEGQIRDIIAPTQDNQSMSNPTTQPQAQINSRHRYSMQSRFSR; encoded by the coding sequence ATGCTTAAATCATCACTGCCCATAAAACTCGCTACCATTGCTTTAACCTCCGTTTTAGGTTTGATTCCTCTAAATTCTGCCAAGGCAGGAATATTTGACGAAGTAGAAGTTGACCAAGAAAATTTTATCGCCGTTGCCCAACCTTTTGGGGAAGAAGATAGATTAAATTTAATTGTTGTTGAACAAATTCCTGGCATGAATACCTGTTGGAGTGAGTTTGGTTCTAATCCTATCAATGTCGATTTACTATTAATTAACTTCGACTTTAGTGGCCATTGTCGCCGTGCCACCGATGCCAACGGTTATTCCATCCGTTATGAAGGAGAAGATTTAGGACTAGACTACATTTTAAGTCTTGTCAGACGACAAGGGCAATTACATCTTGTGGGCATTAATATCCGTGAAAATAAACGCATTAATGTGGGTACTGTGGGAGAATATAATGACCAAGCCATGAAAATTAACCTTAACCCAGGCTGGAAATTCACCAGACGTACCTACCAAGGAAATCCTTTAGGTCATGTTTATTTTAGCTATACGGCCCCCCAAGAAGAAATTATGGAGCAAAATAATAATATGAATGAGCCTGATGAGATGAATCAAACCCCCACTGAAGGGCAAATCAGAGATATTATCGCTCCCACCCAGGATAATCAATCCATGAGCAATCCAACCACTCAACCCCAAGCCCAAATTAATTCCCGTCACCGCTACTCTATGCAATCTCGTTTTAGTCGTTAA
- a CDS encoding amino acid ABC transporter substrate-binding protein has product MFKKIFSFGLSLSIFSAMTPWAWAGDIMEQIQETGVIRAGYRSDTVPFAFVDDDGKPVGYAIELLELIREETETRLGKPVELEFIEITPNNRFEQITDGIIDIECGSTTITWERNNYVDFSASYFASGTQMIVNKGSNWANAQSLAGAKIAVIPNTTNETAIREFAPDAEFIFVESEEEGWKMVQEDKVVGFAGDGILLQALKAQVTDSDSYEIVPEFPYMIESYACTLPQNESEWRNVVNYSLVKYMQGVVVGVPEYQNLYSRWFGVNGVTPYPIETMADYFQGIVNGYEWIRIEGRY; this is encoded by the coding sequence ATGTTCAAAAAAATTTTTTCCTTCGGTTTATCTCTATCAATTTTTTCCGCTATGACTCCTTGGGCGTGGGCAGGAGATATTATGGAACAAATTCAGGAAACAGGGGTTATTAGGGCAGGTTATCGCTCTGATACTGTGCCTTTTGCCTTTGTGGATGATGATGGAAAGCCTGTGGGGTATGCCATTGAGTTATTAGAATTAATTAGGGAAGAAACCGAAACAAGGTTAGGAAAACCCGTAGAATTAGAATTCATTGAAATTACTCCAAATAATCGCTTTGAACAAATCACAGATGGGATTATTGATATTGAATGTGGCTCGACTACTATTACTTGGGAAAGAAATAATTATGTAGATTTTTCTGCTAGTTATTTTGCTAGTGGCACTCAAATGATTGTTAATAAAGGTAGTAATTGGGCTAATGCGCAATCCCTTGCAGGGGCTAAAATTGCTGTAATTCCTAATACCACTAATGAAACGGCTATTCGTGAGTTTGCCCCCGATGCTGAATTTATCTTCGTGGAAAGTGAGGAGGAGGGCTGGAAAATGGTGCAAGAAGATAAGGTGGTTGGTTTTGCAGGGGATGGTATTTTGTTACAGGCGCTTAAGGCTCAAGTTACTGATTCTGATAGTTATGAAATTGTGCCAGAATTTCCCTACATGATTGAATCCTATGCTTGTACTTTACCTCAGAATGAGTCTGAGTGGCGTAATGTGGTTAATTATAGTTTGGTTAAGTATATGCAAGGGGTTGTGGTGGGAGTGCCTGAATATCAGAATCTTTATTCCCGTTGGTTTGGAGTTAATGGGGTTACTCCTTATCCCATTGAAACCATGGCGGATTATTTTCAGGGTATTGTTAAT